Part of the Paenibacillus guangzhouensis genome is shown below.
GCAGATGAAACGGCAAAAAGGGAAGTAGAAGAAGAAACAGGATTAAGAATTAATATCGAAGAACTAATTGGTATTTATAGTAAGTACTTTGATGAATATCCCAATGGAGATCAAGCGCAAACAATTGCATTTGTCTATAAAGGGAATATTTCTGGTGGAGAAATAATTAAGGAAAATGAAGAAAGTATAGAACTTAAATTTTTTAATAAAGATGAAGTGCCAGAATTATTTAATCAACAACATAATGATGCATTTAATGATTTTGTTAATAAGAGAACGGGAGTATATAGATAGTTTGGTTTTAGCTTTTTGATGTTGATTCAAAGACGGCAAGTCCATCACATAACTCCGTATCTACGCTCCGGGCTACGCCCTTGGTTCGCAAGATCAGGTAGGCAGAGAAGCTCATTCAGCTCACAACCCAGCGAGGCTAAGTCCGTCGGACTCGGCGGGTAATGTCGATTAAGCTAACGGGAC
Proteins encoded:
- a CDS encoding NUDIX hydrolase; protein product: MDYIKWIRSKVGNEMIILNFAGAIVTNEEGQILLQRRRDKNAWGFPGGAMEIGESADETAKREVEEETGLRINIEELIGIYSKYFDEYPNGDQAQTIAFVYKGNISGGEIIKENEESIELKFFNKDEVPELFNQQHNDAFNDFVNKRTGVYR